From Daucus carota subsp. sativus chromosome 6, DH1 v3.0, whole genome shotgun sequence:
ttctgaataaaaatttgaatgttatatttttattcagaaaaagaaaattttaaaaataagttatagaactatattttacaagagcattgaagtgtgtgtcgagcagtgaaaaagaaacttatagaattaaatgggatagagggagtaacAACATATAAATAGTGACAAAAGTGGTTGTGCTGAGGTTCTTCTCGCTTCGAAAAAGAAACAGTGATTCTACTTCTCCCATCTGAATTAAACATGGCAAAAACCTTAGACACTTGATAGAacaacacacacacaattaGACAGTTGTGTATGTAAAAAGTGAAACTTTTTTATTAGTCTAACATATATCAATCTTCAAAAGCTCAAAAATGTTGAGAAAGGGTGGAGCTTTATTGCTAAGAAGACCATTTTGCAGCAGCAGTGATGGCTTCTCAGGCCCTTCACAATCAAAAGTCAAGATCTTTGACCGCAATCTCAAACGGAAACAGGTTTCTTGGAAACCCcatttcttgaaattctttGTTTGTGCCCCCAATTCAATTTCTTCTAGTTCTTgggtatttttgtttttactgAAAGACATGTCCCCATTTTTGGTTTTTGAGATTTGGCAGTATGGCTTTTGGTTATATGTGTTTGCATAATGCTTAATTCTTTTGGGTAAGGTGAAATTCACGAGAATTTAAATGTCTGAGTCCCTTGATTTCTTGTTAAAAAGAGTGTGGTCTGAGGAGTATCTACTAAGCGAAACTATAGGAATTGTCTGATGCTTAATTACTGATGTTACTACTCATATACAATGCCTAGTTATTGATGTACTGGTTTATGATCTTTAGTTATTGacttattaataaaattgttaGTTACTTCAGTTAGTAATCAGTGATGTATAATCACAGTAACATGTCACttctatatatttgttttttgagTTGAATTGTTGACGATCCACAGATAATTGTTTTTAGGGAACACTGTTTGATCTTACTTTTAAGTTTTATCAATTAGTTGAATGGAAAGTGAGAAGCTGATCCagaaaacataaatatatacaagcTCATGTAAAGTCTGTGTAAGGCACTGACTGACTATGAGTAGTTGAGTACTCTCCAATAtgcttttaattttatgaatttaataaTGTTGTAGAAGGGATGTAATCATCCCCTACTTAAATTTGTTATTTGGCCCAAGTTATGTTGTACTAACAAACGACAATGGATTAGTTCAAGTTTGGCTTCAATTGTACAATATAGATGTAAAAGCTTTATCATTGCTGCTATTTTTTCGGATAAGCAAAGTGGTGCTGTAGAGTTTTTGGACTGGTGGAGAACTTACTATTAAGTATGACTGAGAAAAACTAAAAAAGTAACTTGTAAGAAACTCTCTCAATTGTTTTTGTAGATGAAGTTTCGTTAGACCATAGGCAATATATGGGAAAATGAATccatatttaaaacataataactGCCTTTTTGCCTTAAGGACATGCCATTATGGTTTTAGTCAAAACACAACTTTgcatttagtttaaaattacgAACTTTCTTGTTAACCAAGTAGTACGCATACTATAGTTCAACTTTTATATTCTACAGAATAATAAACTAAAGCCTGAAGTTCATGAACTAAACTAAACTgtgttttttaataaatgatgtaAATGTATATATTCAATAAGTATAATCTTAATCAATGCCAAACTTTAGAAGGTAAATGGCATAACCTAGCTTGTAGGTTTCCCATCCTTTTTTTTATGTCGCGTGCTTTATCAGTGATATCTTATTATTCAAATTCTCTACTGTAATGCTAGCTCTTTATTTGTAGCGTGATAGGGCTGCATGGTTGATGAGCCCAAAGGATACATTGGTTGATACTGTGGCTGAGAATATCCTGGATCGATTAGAGGTAGTAAAATTCTAAATGATAACTAAACATCCCCTTTTATTTTGTGATGTTATCACAAAAAACTGTAGTGCAACTTTAACAGATGTACAGTTTTTATGATTACCTTCATTGCTTTATATTTGCCATAGTTGTCATTATTATGGTTATTAGTGCTGCTCATCTTCTTGTCATATTACTTCCTCTATATGCACATGTCAAAGCATGTTTCTTGTAATAATAGTATTTTACAACCAGACACCAGTTTCCCAAATCATTTTCGACAAGTAATAGGATAGTGCAGCGATCCTCACTGTTACAGAAAGTGATGTAATGTGCTGAAAAACAGATAAATCTCTGGCCTCCTAGTCAAAAAGCCGGTATAAACAATTAATCTGGTTacgaatttaatatatatgtaattatctTCTGGATAACCAAATTACCCAATATCTCTTAAAGTTCCGGCTTAAGCTTAGTTAGGCTCCtccaactatattttatattaaatttttgtataatCCACTCACATCTAAGTTTGTGGATTTCAACTGTGGAAAAGTAGGATCTTGTCAGTATCATATCAATCAACTACTGATTGACTACATAAACCGCACCAGTCATAATTATTTGGAGCACATATGCAATTCACAGATCTAGTGACAcaggatttgatctaattgttAATCTGTTATTTCCATAATGAAAGTAAGTTCAGCTGCTTTTAAAGTTCTTGATGTCATTCCGAAGTTTTTATCAGTTagatctattttatatattctttacTTGCTTGTTTAGGATTGCAAAAAGACATTTCCTACAGCACTATGTTTTGGTGGTTCCTCAGGAGCCATTAGGCGTTTGCTACGTGGCCGTGGTAAGCACCTGATTTAGTTAGGATTAATTTTTTTCACCTTTTATGCCTGTACATTAGGGAGCAAGTAATTAACTCTCGGTGATAGTAAAACTgcattgatttattttattgtaaTGTCTATAATGTTCATGACTCTAATTTCAACAACGACGAGAAGCTGCAAACCAATTGATGACCAATAAGGCAGATATAAAGGCTGCATAACAGAGATGTTATGATTTAAATCATTTTCCTGACTAAGATAGACGAGTTAAATACAGTGCACGAACAGTACCTAGTAGAATACCTAGTAAATATATCGAAATAATTTCTCATTTCCTGCAAAGCAAGTCCCAGCAAGCGTGAATACTTGAAAGAATTATTTCAAGGCCACATGTGATGTTTGtttgtaataaaattaatttcttataaattGTTGGCGCATGAAATTTCAGTACTTCTGTATATTTTTACTTGAATTATCGAAGTTTTGCTATCGACCAATCGGGCCCAGAACTTTCATTGATATGGTTGATTGAAATAGAATAGTCGATTGATATGGTAATGATACTCCTTATTGTTATATTAGGTGCCATTGAAAAGCTAATCATGATGGATACATCATATGACATGTTAAAATCATGTCAAGCCACTAAATACGATGATAGCATTGAAACATCATATATTGTCGGCGATGAAGAGTTTTTGCCTATAAAAGAAAGGTTTGCCTAGTAATTCTTCATATGGTCTATTCTGAATTATGACTGTTGAAATTCTTATATACGTGAAAATATTACTGTATATGTAAAGTTCTGTAGATCTTGTAATAAGTTGCTTGGGACTACATTGGACAAATGATCTCCCTGGAGCCATGATTCAGGTATGTGTGACGTCTAAAGACATCTTTGAATTTCATAGACAAAGGCGCTCATGTGTTAATTTGTTCTTGCGACAGAGTAGATTAGCGCTGAAGCCTGATGGATTATTTCTGGCAGCCATTATGGGTGGAGAAACGCTGAAGTTTGTATCAGTCATATTCATATGCCTTTGTCAATAATCCAATGTATGTGCCTAATCATTTCCGGTTTCCTTGTAGAGAGCTAAGAATAGCATGCACCATTGCACAGATGGAGCGGGAAGGGGGTATCAGTCCACGAGTATCACCACTTGCACAAGTACAAACCTGTACCTACATTTACCTCAACTCCTATTCATTTCAGTAAACAATTGGACaccaaatataatttaaatgtgAACGTTTTGGCTGAATTCTAAAACAACAATTTTCTTACTTACGCAAGATGATACGTTCTCAAGTATTATGATTAGCATGACAGATTTAGGTATGACTGCATGATGCAGGTGCCTTACCTTGTAGCTTCTAACAAAGGATGTGATAGAATACTTTAATACTACCAAATAACCAACTAGCTAAAAAACATTTCTGTTAGTACAGAACTAATGAGTACTAAGATAGAGCATCCTATTGTGTGAATGAGTAGTGATGACATACTTCACTTTCTTATGTATGCACAAAATTCAGTTTATAACTTTTTTGGCAGGGTTC
This genomic window contains:
- the LOC108225046 gene encoding putative methyltransferase At1g22800, mitochondrial, coding for MLRKGGALLLRRPFCSSSDGFSGPSQSKVKIFDRNLKRKQRDRAAWLMSPKDTLVDTVAENILDRLEDCKKTFPTALCFGGSSGAIRRLLRGRGAIEKLIMMDTSYDMLKSCQATKYDDSIETSYIVGDEEFLPIKESSVDLVISCLGLHWTNDLPGAMIQSRLALKPDGLFLAAIMGGETLKELRIACTIAQMEREGGISPRVSPLAQVRDAGNLLTRAGFTLPGVDMDEYTVRYKSALDLIEHLRAMGETNALVQRHKILKRETALATAAVYESMFAAEDGTIPATYQIIYMTGWREHSSQQQPKRRGSATVSFQDLQKQFGSNTSSH